From a single Nicotiana tomentosiformis chromosome 2, ASM39032v3, whole genome shotgun sequence genomic region:
- the LOC104109057 gene encoding nonsense-mediated mRNA decay factor SMG7-like, translating to MDVDAASTFNDQKKKLNTFLEIANIEKQLLTSIYSKGLVHKDVQELYRKARSSYENIILNNYAVVGLQEVEFSLWKLHYKHIDEFRKRIRQANAEKRKSEAQEGDSSAAREIDNHMEGLKSFLSEATEFYQELTKKLRKSCGLPGELLLCKNSSSSLPLVPMKLPQCQYACHRFLICLGDLARYGELCKKPDACKWSFAATYYFEASRIWPDSGNPHNQLALLATYIGDPFLALYHCIRSLAVKEPFPDAWNNLMLLFEENRLSNLHSLSSGPHLDLLKPSVWCSMDAINGATSGSSNKNMPEAPETVTSGKADIWLLFVRLMSFFLVHTSLEDFQSTLASTVGQLEGLVVMDDDELKAALESYQLMDPSRKGPYRALQLVSVFIFIFHSLTESGDGVDPKKDNKQQSALTELAVAATFICIGRLVEKTVTRNNTQTCTLLPTVCVFVEWLVNILDRAEAHARDEKVQSAMSYFFGALADLLNRLDPCENGLAPESTALWEDHELKGFDPMAHAHKSLDFMSHLECIDNFSSKSVCRSRRIFCAATKLADRSSHFRKWIFYDKTGKRFYIMESELADKEKSGVAESGSTLQLKGSYQNNCGMAKENGESQDHPCRNSQSITTDEEEVILFKPITRHNSAPIYTSGTSCDQSSINVINGTTTPDESLRRATSLISEQSQPQNDIFSFRPENTNLRYSKPLKQSAAFPAGPPSLSAWVLEKESPRNERGTGDLNKHLLSPIDELASESLSGLSLKETRDHKVCSMPVSAAIHDTPPPYVTPVPSAPLLPEDASWFKGNTPLFPNKSAFGTKEGDGILGASPVSGYSSPSTVRGPLDFVAGAPGFIEGYPPLLGMSSSEWLYHYRNSQNFERVSNPVWPVHSNAPANYGNLNATNLTRFDVLDQWGNHLASSPMVYLESLQLHPSPPLAYGAEEQRSDKHFLGYQRASPYVCGTGMDLRPEQPTLLNYLKERERQIPPESQFKGPNYMGN from the exons ATGGACGTTGACGCAGCTTCAACATTTAACGATCAGAAGAAAAAGCTGAATACTTTTCTTGAG ATTGCCAATATAGAGAAGCAACTGTTGACATCAATTTACTCTAAAGGCCTTGTGCACAAAGATGTCCAGGAATTGTATCGTAAAGCCCGTAGCAGCTATGAgaatattattttaaataattatgcagtAGTGGGGCTTCAGGAAGTTGAATTCTCTCTGTGGAAACTTCACTATAAACATATTGATGAGTTCCGTAAAAGGATTCGGCAGGCTAATGCTGAGAAAAGGAAAAGTGAAGCACAAGAAGGTGATTCAAGTGCTGCCCGAGAGATTGACAATCATATGGAAGGGCTCAAGTCATTTCTATCAGAAGCTACTGAATTTTATCAGGAGTTAACTAAAAAACTCAGGAAAAGTTGTGGGCTCCCTGGGGAACTCTTACTCTGTAAGAATAGTAGCAGCTCGCTTCCTCTTGTACCCATGAAGCTACCTCAATGCCAATACGCTTGTCACCGTTTTCTAATTTGTCTGGGAGATCTGGCCAGATATGGTGAACTTTGTAAGAAACCGGATGCATGTAAGTGGTCATTCGCGGCCACATACTACTTTGAAGCGTCTAGGATATGGCCAGACAGTGGAAATCCCCATAATCAG CTTGCACTATTGGCAACATATATTGGTGACCCTTTCCTTGCCTTATACCATTGCATTAGAAGTTTAGCTGTTAAGGAACCATTCCCTGATGCCTGGAACAATCTTATGCTACTCTTTGAAGAG AACAGGTTATCTAATTTGCATTCACTGTCCAGTGGACCACACCTTGATTTGCTAAAACCATCAGTTTGGTGTTCCATGGATGCTATAAATGGTGCAACCAGCGGTTCTTCAAACAAGAATATGCCAGAAGCCCCTGAAACTGTTACCTCTGGAAAAGCTGATATATGGCTTCTGTTTGTCAGATTGATGAGTTTTTTTCTCGTGCACACCAG CTTGGAAGACTTTCAATCTACTCTTGCATCCACTGTCGGACAATTGGAAGGTTTAGTGGTAATGGATGATGATGAACTAAAGGCTGCTCTAGAGTCATACCAGTTAATGGATCCATCAAGAAAAGGCCCTTATCGTGCTCTTCAACTTGTCTCCGTTTTCATCTTTATCTTCCATAGCCTGACTGAGTCTGGGGATGGAGTGGATCCAAAGAAAGATAACAAGCAGCAATCTGCTTTGACAGAACTGGCAGTAGCTGCTACTTTCATTTGCATTGGTCGCCTTGTTGAGAAAACTGTAACAAGAAATAACACACAGACTTGCACCCTTTTACCCACCGTCTGTGTGTTTGTAGAGTGGTTGGTAAACATACTTGATAGAGCAGAAGCACATGCAAGAGATGAAAAGGTCCAGAGTGCGATGTCTTACTTTTTTGGTGCTTTGGCTGATCTTCTAAATCGTCTTGATCCTTGTGAGAACGGACTTGCTCCAGAAAGTACTGCTCTTTGGGAAGACCATGAACTGAAGGGGTTTGATCCCATGGCCCATGCTCACAAGTCTTTGGACTTCATGAGCCATTTGGAGTGCATAGATAATTTCAGTAGTAAGAGTGTGTGTCGTTCACGGCGTATCTTTTGTGCAGCAACTAAACTGGCTGACAGATCCAGTCATTTTAGAAAATGGATCTTTTATGATAAAACAGGCAAAAGATTCTACATCATGGAGTCAGAATTAGCAGATAAGGAAAAGTCAGGAGTAGCTGAATCTGGTTCGACTCTTCAGCTAAAAGGGTCTTATCAGAATAATTGTGGAATGGCGAAAGAAAATGGAGAGAGTCAAGATCACCCTTGTCGCAACAGCCAATCCATTACCACAGATGAGGAAGAAGTCATTCTTTTCAAGCCCATCACAAGACATAACTCTGCACCAATATATACATCAGGCACCTCATGCGATCAATCCTCCATCAATGTTATCAATGGAACTACTACTCCTGATGAATCTTTGCGTCGTGCCACATCATTGATTTCTGAGCAAAGCCAACCACAGAACGATATTTTCAGTTTCCGCCCGGAAAATACAAACTTGAGGTACAGCAAGCCACTCAAGCAATCTGCCGCTTTCCCTGCCGGACCTCCATCTCTGAGTGCTTGGGTTCTTGAGAAGGAAAGTCCAAGAAACGAGAGGGGGACAGGGGATTTAAATAAGCATCTGTTAAGCCCAATAGATGAACTAGCTTCTGAATCTTTATCTGGTCTCTCTTTAAAGGAAACTAGAGATCACAAAGTTTGTTCCATGCCGGTTTCTGCAGCTATACATGATACTCCTCCTCCATATGTCACTCCAGTTCCCTCAGCTCCATTGTTACCCGAAGACGCTTCTTGGTTTAAGGGTAACACACCGCTTTTTCCTAACAAGAGTGCATTTGGAACCAAGGAAGGAGACGGTATCCTTGGTGCATCACCAGTGAGTGGATACTCAAGCCCATCTACAGTTCGTGGACCGCTTGATTTTGTAGCAGGTGCTCCAGGTTTTATTGAGGGATACCCACCATTACTTGGAATGAGTTCATCTGAATGGCTGTATCACTACAGAAACAGTCAGAACTTCGAGCGAGTCAGCAATCCAGTATGGCCTGTTCACTCTAATGCACCAGCAAACTATGGAAACCTGAACGCGACCAATCTTACCAGGTTTGATGTTTTAGATCAGTGGGGAAATCACTTGGCTTCTAGTCCAATGGTGTACTTGGAGAGCCTACAATTGCATCCAAGTCCTCCCCTCGCCTATGGTGCAGAAGAACAAAGATCGGATAAACATTTTCTTGGTTACCAAAGAGCATCGCCTTATGTATGTGGCACTGGAATGGATTTGAGACCGGAGCAGCCAACACTTCTTAACTATCTCAAAGAAAGAGAGCGGCAAATACCACCAGAGTCTCAATTTAAAGGTCCTAATTACATGGGGAACTAA